Proteins found in one Miscanthus floridulus cultivar M001 chromosome 4, ASM1932011v1, whole genome shotgun sequence genomic segment:
- the LOC136550874 gene encoding protein PELPK1-like: protein MASAASALFATAVVMALMLAGSSTCHAARYLADTTSAAAPAAVPAVPATAALPPLAAVTVPPIPTVPMVPAATLPPMPAAPTVPNAALPPMPAVPTVPKATLPPMPTVPAVPAVPKVTLPPMPAVPKVTLPPMPSIPGMPMSFLAPPPSA, encoded by the coding sequence ATGGCCTCTGCTGCCTCAGCTCTCTTCGCCACGGCGGTCGTCATGGCGCTCATGCTCGCCGGCAGCAGCACGTGCCATGCTGCGCGCTACCTCGCCGACACGACTTCGGCAGCCGCTCCTGCCGCCGTGCCTGCGGTGCCTGCCACGGCGGCCTTGCCACCGCTTGCAGCGGTCACCGTGCCACCTATACCCACGGTGCCAATGGTCCCCGCGGCGACCCTACCGCCGATGCCCGCGGCGCCCACAGTACCAAACGCCGCGCTGCCCCCTATGCCGGCCGTCCCCACCGTGCCCAAGGCGACCCTCCCGCCGATGCCCACGGTGCCGGCCGTCCCCGCCGTGCCCAAGGTGACCTTGCCGCCGATGCCCGCCGTCCCTAAGGTCACCCTGCCGCCGATGCCCTCCATCCCAGGCATGCCAATGTCATTCTtggcgccacctccttcggcataA
- the LOC136550869 gene encoding uncharacterized protein, which yields MRPLGSVALLAIFVSFHLHLCASSRLLAERPAAAPNGQRLLAERPAAAPNGQAAAGAPAPVPTARSPESIRANLPVSTPSNKPANVPAYGNLPPEVLAKLPANVPPDLLASIPPETLANIEASQGQLQTSEILATIPAVQGQLPANLPPEVLAKLPAVQNHLPANITPEMLASLVAAQQQTAGQPEAAALPTDIPEIPKMPDFSGLANISFPPMPSGPKMPQLPPNFSLFGYEVPIPKFISKMVDGNGCGDGGGGGQN from the coding sequence ATGAGGCCTCTCGGCTCCGTGGCTCTCCTGGCCATTTTTGTGtctttccacctccatctttgtGCATCCTCACGCCTCCTCGCCGAACGTCCAGCGGCGGCTCCAAATGGCCAACGCCTTCTCGCCGAACGTCCTGCGGCGGCTCCAAATGGCCAGGCAGCAGCAGGTGCACCGGCGCCGGTTCCTACCGCCAGGTCGCCGGAGAGCATCCGGGCCAACCTCCCGGTGAGCACGCCCTCCAACAAGCCGGCCAATGTCCCAGCTTACGGTAACCTGCCACCGGAGGTGCTGGCGAAGCTCCCGGCCAACGTCCCGCCGGACTTGCTAGCCAGCATCCCGCCGGAGACGCTGGCCAACATCGAGGCGTCGCAGGGGCAGCTGCAGACGAGCGAGATCCTGGCCACCATCCCGGCGGTGCAGGGCCAGCTGCCGGCGAACCTGCCGCCTGAGGTGCTGGCCAAGCTCCCGGCGGTGCAGAACCATCTGCCGGCGAACATCACGCCCGAGATGCTGGCCAGCCTCGTCGCGGCGCAGCAGCAGACTGCCGGCCAGCCTGAGGCAGCGGCTCTCCCCACTGACATCCCGGAGATCCCCAAGATGCCCGACTTCTCCGGCCTAGCTAACATCTCGTTCCCGCCAATGCCGTCGGGGCCTAAGATGCCGCAGCTGCCGCCCAACTTCTCGCTGTTTGGGTACGAGGTCCCCATCCCCAAGTTCATCAGCAAGATGGTCGATGGCAATGGCTGTGGCGATGGGGGCGGTGGCGGGCAAAACTGA
- the LOC136550868 gene encoding protein FAR-RED IMPAIRED RESPONSE 1-like encodes MQSKNPNFFYAMDFDENSRLRNVFWADARSRAAYESFSDVVKFDTAYLTNKYEVPLASFVGVNHHGQPILLGCSLLSNQNTESFVWLFKSWLACMSNKPPKGMITDQCDEMQAAVEQVFPQTYHSWCLLSIMKKIPEKLRGLSKLEDIKFTFSNVIYESLTKGEFGKGWIEMISKFGLQGNDWLIQLCINWQKWAPAYIKDTFWAGMAVTKECESEYALFDGYVSSVTTINQFLEQYSKALRDMAEKEKDADFKSSQEVASCITHYDIEKQFQLLYTNKKFEEFQDQLKGKIYCYPKLVKQEGTSYTFNVAQDVKIREQQLTLDFCVWFNGDGCDVKCACHHFEFRGILCCHIISVLTLKKIKEVPSKYVLQRWRKDLERRHTSIACSYDGSYDENVNAPIAQRFDMLCKSFYDVAEKAATSDALFESVMNGLAQLKGKVKAQDAARNSQSGHASERQDMEI; translated from the coding sequence ATGCAGTCCAAGAATCCAAACTTTTTCTATGCCATGGACTTTGATGAAAATTCCCGGCTGAGGAATGTTTTCTGGGCAGACGCAAGAAGTAGGGCTGCATATGAATCTTTCTcggatgttgtgaagtttgacacggCCTACCTAACAAACAAGTATGAAGTGCCTCTTGCCTCTTTTGTTGGTGTAAATCATCATGGACAACCAATTCTTCTGGGCTGCAGCCTACTGTCAAATCAGAACACAGAATCTTTTGTATGGTTGTTCAAATCCTGGTTAGCTTGTATGTCTAACAAACCACCAAAAGGCATGATTACCGATCAGTGCGATGAAATGCAGGCTGCTGTTGAGCAAGTTTTTCCTCAAACTTACCATAGCTGGTGTCTGTTGAGTATCATGAAGAAAATCCCTGAAAAGCTCCGTGGACTTTCAAAGTTAGAAGACATTAAATTCACTTTCTCAAATGTGATCTATGAATCACTGACAAAAGGTGAATTTGGGAAAGGTTGGATTGAGATGATCAGCAAGTTTGGCCTTCAAGGCAATGACTGGCTTATTCAGCTATGCATTAATTGGCAAAAATGGGCACCTGCTTATATAAAAGATACCTTTTGGGCTGGCATGGCTGTCACAAAAGAGTGTGAAAGTGAATATGCTTTGTTTGATGGATATGTCAGTTCCGTAACAACAATAAACCAGTTTCTGGAACAATACAGCAAAGCACTAAGAGATATGGCTGAGAAGGAAAAAGATGCTGATTTTAAGTCTTCTCAGGAAGTGGCATCTTGCATCACTCATTATGATATTGAGAAGCAGTTCCAGTTATTATACACAAATAAAAAATTTGAAGAATTTCAGGATCAGTTAAAAGGTAAAATTTACTGTTATCCAAAACTTGTGAAACAAGAAGGTACATCTTACACATTCAATGTTGCTCAAGATGTTAAAATCAGGGAGCAACAACTTACATTGGACTTCTGTGTCTGGTTTAACGGAGATGGGTGTGATGTGAAATGCGCATGCCATCATTTTGAATTTCGAGGAATCTTGTGTTGCCATATCATCTCTGTACTTACTCTAAAGAAGATCAAAGAAGTGCCCTCCAAGTATGTTCTGCAGAGGTGGAGAAAGGATTTGGAGCGTAGGCACACCTCTATTGCGTGCTCGTATGATGGCTCGTATGATGAGAATGTCAACGCACCAATTGCACAGCGTTTTGATATGTTATGCAAATCGTTCTATGATGTCGCAGAGAAGGCTGCGACATCTGATGCACTGTTCGAGTCAGTGATGAATGGCCTTGCACAGCTGAAAGGAAAGGTCAAGGCACAGGATGCTGCCCGTAACAGTCAGAGTGGTCATGCATCAGAGCGTCAAGACATGGAGATATGA
- the LOC136550873 gene encoding protein app1-like: MQTPMAASSASGLLATAALVVALMLSGTTTTLAARHLADTTPAAAPAAVVLGIPAVPKPPVVPTVPAVGALPPIAAVPTTVPAVGAVPPIPAEPTVVPAATTLPPMPSVPAVPAATLPPMPKVPAVPNAAALPPMPAVPKVTLPPMPKVTLPPMPSIPGVPMPFLAPPPSA; encoded by the coding sequence ATGCAAACACCCATGGCGGCCTCCTCTGCATCGGGTCTCCTCGCCACGGCGGCGCTCGTCGTGGCGCTCATGCTCAGCGGCACGACGACGACCCTCGCGGCGCGCCATCTCGCCGACACAACCCCGgcggccgcgcccgccgccgtcgtcctagGCATTCCCGCCGTGCCCAAGCCGCCCGTCGTGCCCACTGTGCCTGCGGTGGGCGCCCTGCCACCGATTGCCGCCGTGCCGACGACGGTGCCTGCGGTGGGCGCCGTCCCACCGATCCCCGCGGAGCCGACTGTCGTCCCTGCCGCGACGACCTTGCCGCCCATGCCATCGGTGCCGGCGGTCCCAGCCGCGACCTTGCCGCCGATGCCCAAGGTGCCCGCCGTGCCGAACGCCGCCGCGTTGCCTCCGATGCCGGCCGTGCCGAAGGTTACCCTGCCACCCATGCCCAAGGTGACACTCCCGCCGATGCCCTCTATCCCCGGTGTGCCGATGCCTTTTTtggcgccacctccttcggcctGA
- the LOC136550872 gene encoding protein PELPK1-like, with amino-acid sequence MASAASSLVSATALVMMALIMMLGGSSTCHAARHLADTTTAPAAAPAAVPGIPAVPKPPVVPAATLPPMPTVPTVVPAVGALPPIPALPKIPAVTVPSVLPPIAMPAVPAVPKVTLPPVPAAVVPKVGGALPPVPAVPKLTLPPMPSIPAGVPVPFVASPPSA; translated from the coding sequence ATGGCTTCCGCCGCCTCGTCTCTCGTCTCCGCCACGGCACTCGTGATGATGGCGCTCATCATGATGCTCGGGGGCAGCAGCACGTGCCACGCCGCGCGGCATCTCGCCGACACGACGACCGCCCCGGCCGCCGCTCCGGCCGCCGTCCCGGGAATTCCTGCCGTGCCGAAGCCGCCGGTCGTGCCCGCGGCCACCCTTCCACCGATGCCCACCGTGCCGACGGTGGTGCCTGCGGTGGGCGCCCTGCCACCGATCCCCGCGTTGCCCAAGATCCCCGCGGTCACCGTGCCCTCTGTGCTGCCCCCTATCGCTATGCCGGCTGTACCCGCCGTGCCAAAGGTGACTCTGCCGCCGGtgcccgccgccgtcgtccctaAGGTTGGCGGCGCCTTGCCGCCGGTGCCCGCCGTGCCTAAGCTGACACTGCCACCGATGCCCTCCATCCCGGCGGGCGTGCCCGTGCCGTTCGTGGCGTCGCCTCCTTCGGCATAA
- the LOC136550870 gene encoding reticulon-like protein B8 — protein sequence MPEHSENAAADLMGNIMETIAENLPKQKSVRFDDGSSISEQAKKLFGGGENRNKKSVHHVLGGGKSADVLLWRNKKISSSVLGVATLVWVFFEWLDYHFLTIVCFVLALGMAVQFAYSTFVAMLNSGSPSSVPRVQLPEELFANVGAAVGAQVNRALGFLQDVSCGRDLKQFVIVIAGFFAAAIVGSFCNFLTVIYVGFVCAHTLPVLYERYQDQVDDFLYNMLGVAQSQYRRLDTKGILKGGVSKFRKSD from the exons ATGCCGGAGCATTCGGAGAACGCGGCGGCGGACCTGATGGGTAACATCATGGAGACCATCGCGGAGAACCTCCCAAAGCAGAAGTCGGTCCGGTTCGACGACGGCTCCTCCATCTCCGAGCAGGCCAAGAAGCTGTTCGGCGGCGGTGAGAACAGGAACAAGAAGTCGGTCCACCACGTCCTGGGCGGCGGGAAAT CCGCCGACGTGCTGCTGTGGCGGAACAAGAAGATCTCGTCCAGCGTGCTGGGCGTGGCGACGCTGGTGTGGGTCTTCTTCGAGTGGCTGGACTACCACTTCCTCACCATCGTCTGCTTCGTTCTTGCGCTCGGCATGGCCGTCCAGTTCGCCTATTCCACCTTCGTCGCCATGCTCAACAGCGG GTCCCCTTCCAGCGTGCCCCGAGTGCAGCTGCCGGAGGAGCTGTTCGCGAACGTGGGCGCGGCCGTCGGCGCACAGGTCAACAGGGCGCTGGGCTTCCTCCAGGACGTGTCCTGCGGACGGGACCTCAAGCAGTTCGTCATC GTGATCGCCGGGTTCTTCGCGGCGGCGATCGTCGGCAGCTTCTGCAACTTCCTGACGGTCATCTACGTCG GGTTCGTGTGCGCGCACACGCTGCCGGTGCTGTACGAGAGGTACCAGGACCAGGTGGACGACTTCCTGTACAACATGCTGGGCGTGGCGCAGAGCCAGTACCGCAGGCTGGACACCAAGGGCATCCTCAAGGGGGGCGTCAGCAAGTTCAGGAAGAGCGACTAG